In one window of Allorhodopirellula heiligendammensis DNA:
- the moaC gene encoding cyclic pyranopterin monophosphate synthase MoaC, whose translation MNRSDSQSSTHFDDAGQAHMVDVTGKLVTARIATASSRICMNSLAAEAIRAGTSRKGDVLGIARIAAIGAAKATATLIPLCHAIPIEGVEVDFQWLAPVDAASTSQESLLCSVTVRTTAKTGVEMEALTAASVAALTVYDMLKSVDRTMVIVATRLESKSGGKSGTFSRA comes from the coding sequence ATGAACCGCTCGGATTCGCAAAGCTCGACGCATTTCGATGATGCTGGCCAAGCTCACATGGTGGATGTGACCGGCAAACTTGTCACCGCGCGGATCGCTACGGCGTCCTCGCGAATTTGCATGAACTCACTCGCCGCCGAAGCCATTCGGGCCGGCACCAGCCGCAAGGGGGATGTTCTGGGCATCGCCCGTATCGCGGCCATCGGCGCAGCGAAGGCGACGGCAACCCTGATCCCGCTCTGTCATGCCATCCCGATCGAGGGCGTCGAGGTCGACTTCCAGTGGCTCGCTCCAGTCGATGCGGCATCCACATCCCAAGAATCGCTGCTGTGTTCGGTGACTGTGCGGACCACGGCCAAGACCGGCGTCGAAATGGAAGCACTCACCGCCGCCTCGGTCGCTGCGCTGACGGTCTACGACATGCTTAAGAGCGTCGATCGAACGATGGTAATCGTCGCAACCCGTTTGGAATCGAAGTCAGGGGGCAAGTCCGGTACGTTCTCACGAGCATGA
- a CDS encoding DUF1559 domain-containing protein — protein sequence MVSRNQFRHHGFTLVELLVVIAIIGVLVGLLLPAVQAAREAARRMSCSNNLKQIGLALHNYHSAYDRLPMQAGGTKGTDSNITNQHWLSWCVGVLPMMEQQALWQQISNPFAFQRDLLTPQVPPFPAMGNGPWNANYVPWLTQVPGLRCPSDPAVASGGEVAFSNYAACTGDAIREQHHSGIWHDGRDASQAGWTWGSAAEQPYARGAFRARHFTRFRDFQDGLSNTLMAGEVACDLGDRAVMTSPLRDVAVERNGAAAYTQSPYIDPARPKFWAVGQNLDVDNGTPGGGGAPQHGRGRRWADGRPQFSAFVTISPPNSACIVEAHGSRGILPPSSRHPGGVHVAFADGAIKFLTESIEAGTQNRPTIGFDSSGKITESGIASPYGLWGALGTKAGREVISSDF from the coding sequence ATTGTTTCAAGAAACCAATTCCGACACCATGGATTTACCCTGGTGGAACTCTTAGTCGTGATCGCCATCATAGGTGTTTTGGTGGGCCTGCTGTTGCCCGCAGTGCAAGCAGCTCGCGAGGCTGCCCGGCGGATGAGCTGCTCAAACAATCTCAAGCAAATCGGCTTGGCACTACATAACTATCACTCGGCCTATGACAGACTGCCCATGCAAGCGGGTGGTACAAAAGGAACGGATTCGAACATTACGAACCAGCACTGGTTAAGTTGGTGCGTGGGTGTTTTGCCGATGATGGAGCAGCAGGCGCTCTGGCAGCAGATTTCCAATCCGTTTGCGTTTCAGCGGGACTTATTGACACCCCAGGTCCCGCCTTTTCCGGCAATGGGCAACGGCCCTTGGAATGCGAACTATGTGCCTTGGTTGACACAGGTCCCAGGCCTGCGTTGCCCAAGTGACCCCGCAGTCGCCAGCGGTGGTGAGGTGGCGTTTAGTAACTATGCCGCTTGCACGGGAGACGCGATTCGCGAACAGCATCACTCTGGGATTTGGCATGACGGGCGAGACGCCTCCCAAGCCGGTTGGACCTGGGGATCGGCGGCAGAGCAGCCCTACGCGCGGGGTGCGTTTCGAGCGCGGCACTTCACTCGGTTCCGCGATTTCCAGGACGGTTTGAGCAATACCCTGATGGCGGGCGAGGTGGCTTGTGACCTGGGCGACCGCGCCGTCATGACATCGCCCCTCCGCGATGTTGCGGTCGAACGAAATGGCGCGGCCGCTTACACTCAATCACCTTACATCGACCCCGCGCGGCCTAAGTTTTGGGCCGTCGGGCAGAATTTGGACGTCGATAACGGAACTCCAGGAGGTGGGGGTGCACCGCAACACGGTCGCGGGCGACGTTGGGCAGATGGTCGCCCGCAATTCTCGGCGTTCGTAACCATCTCGCCGCCTAACTCCGCCTGCATTGTTGAAGCTCACGGCAGTCGTGGGATTCTGCCACCTTCGAGTCGTCACCCTGGCGGTGTGCATGTGGCGTTTGCAGATGGGGCGATCAAATTCCTGACGGAGTCCATCGAAGCGGGAACCCAGAACCGACCCACCATCGGATTTGACTCCTCGGGAAAGATTACTGAGTCCGGAATCGCGAGCCCCTACGGGCTGTGGGGAGCGTTGGGTACCAAAGCAGGTAGGGAAGTGATCTCGTCCGACTTTTGA
- a CDS encoding M24 family metallopeptidase gives MTDRISRLSTSLADLDVDAMLIVNDVNVRYLSGFTGDSSWLLVLPTSVTILSDGRYQVQLEQECPSIPAAIRPPGQRIGELFAEVASSYNLRRIGIESGHVSIAMLRDWEARLPEMTWVETSSVVENFRAIKDDFEIATIRQSIAIAQQAFRTVTANFKPTKTEQDIHYELEAAMRQLGAEGVSFHPIVGAEPSGALPHYRPGDMPLGECRTLLIDWGAKVDGYCSDLTRTLHRPGSKSANSDRYEAAYQAVLEAQLAAIATIRDGVAAVEVDAAARAVLAKAGFAEAFSHGLGHGFGLEIHEDPRMGPACTETLRSGMVLTVEPGVYFEGEFGIRIEDDLLVTDTGCELLSDLPKGLDDCPLVM, from the coding sequence ATGACTGATCGCATCTCTCGCTTGTCCACCTCGCTGGCCGACCTCGACGTGGACGCTATGTTGATTGTCAACGACGTCAATGTTCGCTACCTCAGCGGTTTCACCGGCGACAGCTCGTGGCTGTTGGTGCTGCCCACATCGGTGACGATCCTCTCGGACGGGAGGTATCAAGTCCAGCTCGAGCAGGAGTGCCCGTCGATACCTGCCGCCATCCGTCCGCCAGGACAACGAATCGGTGAGCTGTTTGCCGAAGTGGCCTCGTCTTACAATCTGCGTCGGATCGGCATCGAATCGGGGCACGTCTCCATCGCGATGCTGCGAGATTGGGAAGCCAGGCTGCCTGAGATGACCTGGGTCGAAACGTCGTCTGTCGTCGAAAACTTTCGCGCCATCAAAGATGATTTTGAAATCGCGACGATTCGGCAGTCAATCGCAATCGCCCAGCAGGCTTTTCGGACGGTCACGGCGAACTTCAAACCGACCAAGACCGAGCAGGATATCCACTATGAACTCGAGGCCGCGATGCGGCAGCTCGGCGCCGAGGGCGTGTCGTTTCATCCGATCGTTGGGGCTGAGCCCAGTGGGGCGCTGCCGCACTATCGGCCAGGTGACATGCCGCTGGGCGAGTGTCGCACTTTATTGATTGATTGGGGGGCGAAAGTCGACGGGTATTGCAGCGATCTGACCCGCACTCTGCACCGCCCAGGCTCGAAATCTGCCAATTCCGACCGGTATGAAGCCGCTTACCAGGCCGTTCTCGAAGCGCAGCTCGCAGCGATTGCCACCATTCGCGACGGCGTCGCGGCCGTTGAGGTCGATGCCGCCGCCCGCGCCGTCCTCGCCAAAGCCGGTTTCGCCGAGGCATTCAGTCACGGACTGGGGCACGGTTTTGGACTCGAAATTCACGAAGATCCCCGCATGGGTCCAGCCTGCACCGAGACGCTCCGCAGCGGAATGGTGCTGACCGTCGAGCCAGGTGTGTATTTCGAGGGGGAGTTCGGTATTCGCATCGAAGATGATCTGTTGGTCACCGATACTGGCTGTGAATTGCTCAGCGACCTCCCCAAGGGTCTCGATGATTGCCCGCTGGTAATGTAA
- a CDS encoding helix-turn-helix domain-containing protein, with amino-acid sequence MKVFTTGQVAKICKVAPRTVSKWFDSGRLKGYRIPGSQDRRIPREYLIKFLKEHGMPLGDLEDEAMAKCLIVAQDQVLIENLKRELPPEKSFKVAVAASGFEAGIQAESFNPDCIIVDFSIGKIEAVQICQNLRKNIDFTDIVLIALLPDDGQPMSFDRSSINETFKKPFDAHLLAERLRTLVGAKKELV; translated from the coding sequence ATGAAGGTCTTCACAACTGGTCAGGTCGCCAAGATCTGTAAAGTTGCCCCGAGAACCGTTAGCAAATGGTTTGACTCGGGGCGTTTAAAAGGTTACCGGATTCCCGGATCGCAAGATCGGCGGATTCCGCGAGAATATTTGATCAAATTCCTGAAAGAGCACGGCATGCCGCTGGGCGATCTGGAAGACGAAGCGATGGCGAAATGCCTGATCGTCGCCCAGGATCAGGTGTTGATCGAAAACTTGAAGCGAGAGCTTCCCCCTGAAAAATCGTTCAAAGTCGCTGTCGCGGCGAGCGGTTTCGAAGCCGGGATTCAAGCCGAAAGCTTCAACCCAGACTGCATCATCGTGGACTTCTCGATCGGCAAGATCGAAGCGGTCCAGATTTGCCAGAACCTGCGGAAGAACATCGACTTCACCGACATTGTGCTGATCGCGTTGTTGCCCGATGACGGCCAACCGATGAGCTTCGATCGCAGCAGTATCAACGAAACGTTCAAGAAACCATTCGACGCGCACTTGCTCGCCGAACGTTTGCGAACTCTCGTCGGTGCCAAGAAAGAGTTGGTCTAA
- the accB gene encoding acetyl-CoA carboxylase biotin carboxyl carrier protein, with product MTADSPKRGSTTKSVGSKSPQGAKSRSATGPGDVFDIDRIRQIVELMEQHELSEVDLQQADDRIRLTRGGSQPVPAAYPVSAPAPAPVAAAPAPAPAAAAPASGGSDAAASTAGTITINSPMVGTFYARANPEAPAFVKVGDRVSEDTVVCIVEAMKVFNEIPAECSGKIVEVLVGDQEPVDFNKPLFRIQTGS from the coding sequence ATGACTGCTGATTCGCCCAAACGCGGCTCGACCACCAAGAGCGTTGGCTCGAAATCCCCTCAGGGGGCAAAATCTCGCTCAGCGACTGGACCGGGCGACGTTTTCGACATCGATCGCATTCGCCAGATCGTCGAGTTGATGGAGCAACACGAACTCAGCGAAGTGGACCTGCAGCAGGCCGACGATCGCATTCGATTGACCCGTGGCGGCTCGCAGCCCGTACCCGCCGCGTACCCCGTTAGCGCACCTGCCCCCGCCCCTGTCGCTGCGGCGCCAGCCCCGGCTCCGGCGGCCGCAGCCCCCGCTAGCGGTGGATCCGACGCAGCAGCATCGACCGCCGGTACGATCACGATTAATTCGCCCATGGTGGGGACATTCTACGCTCGAGCGAACCCCGAGGCGCCGGCGTTTGTCAAAGTTGGCGACCGGGTCAGCGAAGACACCGTCGTGTGCATCGTCGAAGCGATGAAGGTGTTCAACGAGATTCCCGCCGAATGCAGCGGCAAAATCGTCGAGGTGCTCGTGGGTGATCAGGAACCCGTCGACTTCAACAAGCCCCTCTTCCGCATCCAGACCGGTAGCTGA